A part of Thermotoga petrophila RKU-1 genomic DNA contains:
- the dusB gene encoding tRNA dihydrouridine synthase DusB translates to MELKVGLAPMAGYTDSAFRTLAFEWGADFAFSEMVSAKGFLMNSQKTEELLPQPHERNVAVQIFGSEPSELSEAARILSEKYKWIDLNAGCPVRKVVKKGAGGALLKDLRHFRYIVRELRKSVSGKFSVKTRLGWEKNEVEEIYRILVEEGVDEVFIHTRTVVQGFTGKAEWKALSVLEKRVPTFVSGDVFTPEDAKRALEESGCDGLLVARGAIGRPWIFKQIKDFLRSGRYSEPSREEILRTFERHLELLIKTKGERKAVVEMRKFLAGYTKDLKGARRFREKVMKIEKVQILKEMFYNFIKEV, encoded by the coding sequence ATGGAGCTTAAAGTCGGTCTTGCGCCGATGGCAGGATACACTGATTCGGCATTCCGCACTCTGGCTTTCGAATGGGGTGCGGATTTTGCGTTCTCTGAAATGGTGAGTGCAAAGGGTTTTCTCATGAATTCTCAGAAGACAGAAGAACTCTTACCACAACCACATGAAAGAAACGTGGCGGTCCAGATCTTTGGAAGCGAACCGAGCGAACTTTCTGAGGCAGCGAGGATTCTCTCTGAAAAGTACAAGTGGATAGATTTGAACGCTGGTTGTCCTGTGAGAAAAGTTGTAAAAAAAGGAGCAGGCGGAGCTTTGTTGAAAGATTTGAGACATTTTCGATACATTGTGAGGGAGCTCAGAAAGAGTGTTTCTGGCAAATTTTCTGTGAAAACTCGCCTTGGATGGGAGAAAAATGAAGTCGAGGAGATATATCGAATACTCGTTGAGGAAGGAGTGGATGAGGTATTCATTCACACGAGAACGGTGGTTCAGGGTTTCACTGGGAAGGCTGAATGGAAGGCGTTGAGTGTTCTGGAAAAGAGAGTTCCTACCTTTGTGAGTGGTGATGTTTTCACCCCAGAAGACGCCAAAAGGGCTCTGGAAGAAAGCGGATGTGATGGCCTTCTGGTAGCGAGAGGCGCGATAGGAAGGCCTTGGATTTTCAAACAGATAAAGGATTTCCTCCGAAGCGGAAGGTACTCTGAACCGTCCCGGGAAGAAATTCTTAGAACGTTCGAAAGACATCTCGAATTGTTGATAAAGACGAAGGGTGAAAGAAAAGCAGTTGTGGAAATGAGAAAGTTTCTGGCAGGTTATACAAAAGATTTGAAAGGCGCAAGGAGATTCAGAGAGAAAGTTATGAAAATAGAAAAAGTTCAAATTTTAAAAGAGATGTTTTATAATTTCATCAAGGAGGTGTGA
- a CDS encoding ABC transporter ATP-binding protein translates to MEYAVVMKGIVKRFPGVLANDHVDLFVEKGEIHAIVGENGAGKTTLMKQLYGLLKPDEGEIYINGKRVEFSGPADAIKNGIGMVHQHFMLVDNLTAYENVIIGMEPRKGILLDRKKARKEVKKLSEEYGLTIDVDMKIEDMPVGLQQRVEIIKTLYRGAEILILDEPTAVLTPQETEELFEVLRRLKKSGKTIIFISHKLNEVMEISDRITVMRQGRVTGNLITSQTTPQEIARLMVGREVVLTVEKKPKEAGETLLKIEDLWVKDNRKLDVVKGVSFEVKRGEIVGIAGVAGNGQSELVEAITGLRRAERGRVLFRGEDITGYDPKRLRDLGMFHVPEDRLKRGLIVDFPAYFNTILGRHMIEPFVKSGFLNMKEIKRFSKQLFEKFDIRPRNIELLAGSFSGGNQQKIIVAREMSFSPELLVVAQPTRGLDVGAIEFIHKTLVSMRDAGVGILLISMELDEIFSLSDRILVMYEGQIMGEVRPEKTTPEEVGLMMAGKRLEEIRR, encoded by the coding sequence GTGGAGTACGCAGTTGTGATGAAGGGAATCGTTAAAAGGTTTCCAGGAGTTCTGGCAAATGATCACGTGGATCTCTTCGTCGAAAAGGGTGAAATCCACGCTATCGTTGGTGAAAACGGCGCTGGAAAAACCACTCTCATGAAACAACTCTACGGCCTCTTAAAGCCCGATGAGGGGGAAATCTACATAAACGGAAAAAGAGTAGAATTTTCCGGTCCCGCTGACGCGATAAAAAATGGTATAGGTATGGTTCACCAGCATTTCATGCTCGTTGACAACCTGACGGCTTACGAGAACGTGATCATCGGGATGGAACCAAGGAAAGGAATTCTTCTGGATAGGAAAAAGGCGAGAAAAGAAGTTAAAAAACTCTCGGAAGAGTACGGATTAACAATAGACGTCGATATGAAAATAGAGGACATGCCCGTGGGGTTGCAGCAGAGAGTAGAGATCATCAAGACACTCTACAGAGGAGCAGAGATTCTCATATTAGATGAACCTACTGCCGTCCTCACTCCACAGGAAACAGAGGAACTCTTCGAAGTCTTGAGACGATTGAAAAAGAGCGGGAAGACGATCATATTCATTTCGCATAAATTGAACGAAGTGATGGAGATCTCCGATAGAATCACCGTTATGAGACAGGGAAGGGTCACAGGAAACCTCATTACTTCACAAACCACACCACAGGAAATAGCGAGATTGATGGTGGGAAGGGAAGTCGTTCTCACGGTTGAGAAAAAGCCAAAAGAAGCCGGTGAAACACTCCTCAAAATAGAAGATCTCTGGGTCAAGGACAACAGGAAACTGGACGTTGTAAAGGGAGTTTCTTTCGAGGTAAAGAGGGGAGAGATAGTAGGGATAGCCGGTGTTGCTGGAAACGGTCAGTCCGAACTGGTAGAAGCGATCACAGGACTTCGCAGAGCGGAACGCGGAAGAGTCCTCTTCAGAGGTGAAGATATAACGGGATACGACCCAAAAAGATTGCGAGATCTCGGAATGTTCCACGTTCCAGAAGATCGACTCAAAAGAGGTTTGATAGTGGATTTTCCGGCATATTTCAACACCATTTTGGGAAGGCACATGATAGAGCCTTTCGTGAAGAGCGGTTTTCTCAACATGAAGGAAATAAAAAGATTTTCAAAACAACTTTTTGAAAAGTTCGATATCAGGCCGAGAAATATAGAACTCCTCGCGGGAAGTTTCTCCGGTGGGAATCAGCAGAAGATCATCGTTGCGCGTGAAATGAGTTTCTCCCCCGAACTTCTCGTTGTGGCTCAACCGACACGTGGTCTGGACGTGGGTGCGATAGAATTCATCCACAAAACACTCGTATCGATGAGAGACGCAGGTGTTGGTATTCTTCTCATATCCATGGAACTGGACGAAATCTTCTCGCTCAGCGACAGAATACTGGTTATGTACGAAGGACAGATAATGGGAGAAGTCAGACCGGAAAAAACCACTCCAGAGGAAGTAGGGCTCATGATGGCAGGTAAAAGACTGGAGGAGATCAGAAGATGA
- the ligA gene encoding NAD-dependent DNA ligase LigA, with translation MSERKIPKEVIEEVERLREEIEYHNYRYYVLNDPVITDEEYDKLMRRLIELERMYPELVTPDSPTQRVGGKVLEGFKTVKHSVPMLSLDNTYNEEEILEFDRRVKKTLQEAEVEYVAELKIDGVSIALRYENGKFVLGATRGDGIEGEDVSENVKTVRSIPLRLRKPVTVEVRGEIYMPVDEFKRLNDEREEEGLPPFANPRNAAAGTLRQLNTALVAARRLDSFIYYVVHPENYGLKTQWEALQFLKELGFKVNPHSKLCKNIQEVIDYWREWEERKKELDYWVDGVVVKVNRFDFQRILGETSKAPRWAIAFKFPAEQARTRVLDVTIQVGRTGVLTPVAELEPVQLAGTIVKRASLHNFEYIREKDIRIGDYVFVEKAGGIIPQIVKSIPELRTGSEKEIKPPDKCPVCGGKVGKLDPEEVALRCLNPHCPAKLKRALRTLVSREALDIEGLGEKLIDRLVDAGLVKDIADIFYLTPFDLAQLGPGIGQRTIAKILQEIEEAKKRPLHKLITGLGIPMVGQKTAKILAEHFKSLEAIADASYETLKDIPGIGPEIAKSIVEYFRNPKTREIIEKLKKAGVKLEERVMKLDILKGLTFAVTGTLKNFTREEIVEFFEKLGAKVVNSVSRNTDYLIVGENPGSKYEKAKMLKVKTMSEEEFLEFVRKRAELKGYNFDEIMRSWKEWS, from the coding sequence ATGAGTGAGAGAAAGATCCCAAAGGAAGTAATTGAAGAAGTGGAAAGGCTCAGAGAGGAGATCGAGTATCACAACTACAGATACTACGTTTTGAACGATCCAGTTATTACGGACGAGGAATATGACAAACTCATGAGAAGGCTCATTGAACTGGAAAGGATGTATCCAGAACTGGTTACACCGGATTCGCCAACTCAGAGGGTAGGGGGAAAGGTACTCGAAGGTTTTAAAACGGTAAAGCATTCCGTTCCTATGTTGAGTCTGGATAACACGTACAACGAAGAAGAGATTCTCGAATTCGATCGGCGTGTTAAAAAAACTCTTCAGGAGGCAGAAGTCGAGTACGTTGCCGAGCTGAAGATAGACGGCGTTTCCATAGCTCTCAGATATGAGAACGGAAAGTTCGTCTTGGGAGCGACACGGGGAGATGGGATAGAAGGAGAGGATGTCTCTGAGAATGTGAAGACCGTACGCAGTATTCCACTTCGTCTGAGAAAGCCCGTCACCGTAGAAGTGAGAGGGGAAATATACATGCCTGTGGATGAATTCAAAAGGTTGAACGATGAAAGAGAAGAAGAAGGACTACCTCCTTTTGCCAATCCGAGGAATGCCGCTGCAGGAACGCTTCGGCAGTTGAACACGGCACTCGTTGCGGCAAGGCGTCTGGATTCGTTCATCTACTATGTGGTTCATCCCGAAAACTACGGTTTGAAGACACAATGGGAAGCTCTCCAGTTTCTGAAAGAACTCGGTTTCAAGGTGAATCCACACTCTAAACTGTGTAAAAACATTCAGGAAGTGATCGATTACTGGAGGGAGTGGGAAGAAAGAAAGAAGGAGCTGGATTATTGGGTTGATGGCGTTGTGGTGAAGGTGAACAGATTCGATTTCCAGAGAATTCTCGGCGAAACATCGAAAGCACCGCGATGGGCTATCGCATTCAAATTTCCCGCTGAGCAGGCAAGAACCAGGGTGCTGGATGTCACCATCCAGGTTGGACGAACAGGTGTTCTCACACCCGTTGCCGAGCTCGAACCCGTTCAGCTCGCTGGAACGATTGTGAAGAGAGCTTCGCTGCACAATTTCGAGTACATAAGAGAAAAAGATATCAGGATAGGAGACTATGTCTTTGTGGAAAAAGCCGGTGGAATCATTCCTCAAATAGTCAAATCGATACCGGAATTGAGAACCGGAAGCGAAAAGGAAATAAAACCACCCGATAAGTGTCCTGTCTGCGGCGGGAAAGTAGGAAAGTTGGATCCCGAAGAGGTTGCTCTCAGGTGTCTAAACCCGCATTGTCCTGCCAAACTGAAGAGGGCTTTGAGGACTCTGGTTTCCAGAGAGGCTCTCGATATTGAAGGACTCGGGGAGAAGTTGATAGACAGATTGGTCGATGCTGGCCTTGTAAAGGATATAGCGGATATCTTCTACCTCACTCCTTTCGATCTCGCTCAGCTTGGACCGGGGATCGGTCAGCGAACGATAGCTAAGATTCTCCAAGAGATAGAAGAGGCGAAGAAGAGGCCGCTCCATAAACTGATAACGGGTCTTGGAATTCCCATGGTAGGTCAGAAGACGGCGAAAATCCTCGCGGAACATTTCAAATCCCTGGAAGCAATCGCAGATGCTTCTTATGAAACACTGAAGGACATACCGGGAATCGGTCCAGAAATCGCAAAGAGCATCGTTGAGTACTTCCGAAATCCAAAAACAAGGGAAATCATTGAAAAACTCAAAAAAGCTGGAGTGAAACTCGAAGAGAGAGTTATGAAACTCGATATTCTGAAGGGATTGACTTTCGCCGTGACAGGTACCTTGAAGAACTTTACGAGAGAAGAAATAGTAGAGTTTTTCGAGAAGCTGGGAGCGAAAGTCGTCAACTCTGTGAGCAGGAACACGGACTATCTCATAGTGGGTGAAAATCCCGGTTCCAAGTACGAAAAAGCGAAGATGTTGAAAGTAAAAACGATGAGTGAGGAAGAATTCCTCGAGTTTGTCAGAAAAAGAGCAGAATTGAAAGGGTACAACTTCGATGAGATAATGAGGAGTTGGAAGGAATGGAGTTGA
- a CDS encoding BMP family lipoprotein, whose translation MKKFLVISLMIFAVALFGFKVIMVTDVGGLGDKSFNDGTWAGVKQAAEELGIEAKVIQSYEQSDYIPNLSKAAEEADLVFAVGFMMTDALFKVAKQYPDTYFVGIDITPPEGQILPNVLTFTFKEQEAAFLVGYVAAAMTKTGTVGFVGGIPIPPVERFRYGYEAGIKTYSVLHKKNVKILRGYTQDFEDPKKGKDLAMSQFAEGADIVFHASGACGNGVIEAAREKFSALAGSDKLVDLIDYYTTNGKGFFAIGVDMDQDYMAPGAVLTSAMKRVDVASYYGVVWAYEGTFEGGHRVLGISEDAVGISPMKYTKGLVPNRVIAELLYLEKLMKEGTLKVPETQEELDAFEVPQIEFPF comes from the coding sequence ATGAAAAAGTTTCTCGTGATTTCTTTGATGATTTTCGCGGTTGCTCTGTTTGGTTTCAAAGTCATCATGGTGACGGACGTCGGGGGACTCGGTGACAAATCCTTCAACGATGGAACGTGGGCAGGAGTAAAGCAAGCTGCAGAAGAACTCGGAATAGAAGCGAAAGTGATACAATCTTACGAGCAGTCCGACTACATACCGAACCTCAGCAAAGCAGCGGAAGAAGCTGATCTCGTGTTCGCTGTTGGTTTCATGATGACGGATGCCCTCTTTAAAGTGGCAAAGCAATATCCGGACACGTACTTTGTGGGAATAGACATCACGCCTCCCGAGGGCCAGATTCTCCCGAACGTACTCACATTCACCTTCAAAGAACAGGAAGCCGCCTTCCTGGTAGGTTACGTGGCGGCCGCCATGACGAAGACCGGAACGGTTGGATTCGTCGGAGGAATTCCGATACCTCCTGTGGAAAGGTTCAGATACGGTTACGAGGCCGGTATAAAGACTTACTCGGTTCTCCACAAAAAGAACGTGAAGATCTTGAGAGGCTACACACAGGACTTCGAAGATCCGAAGAAGGGTAAGGACCTCGCCATGTCCCAGTTTGCGGAAGGAGCCGATATTGTGTTCCACGCCTCCGGCGCCTGTGGAAACGGCGTTATAGAAGCTGCCAGGGAGAAATTCTCAGCACTGGCCGGTTCTGACAAACTCGTTGACCTTATAGATTACTACACGACGAACGGAAAAGGATTCTTCGCCATAGGAGTGGACATGGATCAGGATTACATGGCTCCCGGTGCAGTTCTGACGAGTGCCATGAAGAGAGTGGACGTTGCGTCTTATTACGGAGTTGTCTGGGCTTACGAGGGAACGTTCGAAGGTGGACACAGGGTTCTTGGAATCTCCGAAGATGCAGTTGGAATAAGTCCTATGAAGTACACGAAAGGACTCGTTCCCAACAGAGTCATAGCCGAACTCCTTTACCTTGAAAAATTGATGAAAGAAGGCACTCTGAAAGTCCCAGAGACTCAGGAAGAACTCGATGCTTTTGAAGTGCCACAAATCGAATTCCCATTCTGA
- the obgE gene encoding GTPase ObgE: MNIERADFVDRVKIFVKAGDGGNGCVSFRREKYVPKGGPDGGDGGDGGFVFLRANPSVSTLIEFVNKRKFVAENGKHGMGKKMKGRNGKDLFIDVPVGTVVKDAVTGEIIADLNEPGKIVCVARGGKGGRGNAHFATSTKQAPLIAERGEKGESRWLELELKILADVGLVGYPNVGKSSLISRISNARPKIANYPFTTLIPNLGVVKYDDFSFVVADIPGLIEGASEGVGLGNVFLRHVERCYLIAHVIDVSGYEREDPVRDYFVIREEMKKYSPFLLEKPEIVVANKIDLIGKEELEKILKRLRDATDREVIPVSAVTGEGIDLLVSKLASIVREMKVEKPERKEERFVKPSPVWRRLPEKFHLEVVKEDEGYWVVEGENLRVWIERFDLNQRDARLMLLQVLEKNGLNNKLKEAGVKEGDVVRIGDFEFEYRE; the protein is encoded by the coding sequence TTGAACATAGAGAGAGCGGATTTTGTTGACAGAGTGAAAATCTTCGTGAAAGCCGGTGACGGAGGAAACGGTTGTGTGAGCTTCAGAAGAGAGAAATACGTTCCAAAGGGCGGTCCTGATGGTGGAGACGGCGGCGATGGAGGGTTCGTCTTCCTCAGGGCCAATCCTTCTGTTTCCACACTGATAGAATTTGTGAACAAAAGAAAATTCGTGGCGGAAAACGGAAAACACGGCATGGGAAAGAAAATGAAAGGAAGAAACGGTAAGGATCTTTTCATAGACGTGCCGGTAGGAACTGTGGTCAAAGACGCCGTTACCGGAGAGATCATCGCTGATCTGAACGAACCGGGAAAAATCGTGTGTGTGGCGCGCGGTGGAAAGGGCGGAAGAGGGAACGCCCATTTTGCAACATCCACAAAGCAGGCTCCTTTGATAGCAGAACGCGGCGAGAAAGGTGAGTCCAGATGGCTCGAACTTGAACTGAAGATACTGGCAGATGTTGGACTCGTTGGATACCCGAACGTGGGAAAGTCTTCCCTCATATCGCGCATCAGCAACGCAAGACCCAAAATAGCGAATTATCCGTTCACAACACTCATACCTAATCTGGGAGTGGTGAAATACGATGACTTCAGCTTTGTGGTAGCGGACATTCCCGGTCTCATCGAAGGTGCAAGTGAGGGTGTAGGTCTCGGAAACGTATTTTTGAGGCACGTTGAAAGGTGCTACTTGATAGCCCATGTGATCGATGTGAGTGGCTATGAGAGGGAAGATCCGGTGAGAGATTACTTCGTCATAAGAGAAGAAATGAAGAAGTATTCTCCATTCCTTTTGGAGAAACCCGAGATAGTGGTTGCAAACAAGATAGACCTTATTGGTAAAGAAGAATTGGAGAAGATTCTGAAGAGACTGAGAGATGCTACCGACCGAGAGGTGATCCCTGTCTCTGCTGTGACAGGTGAGGGAATAGATCTGCTCGTTTCGAAGCTGGCCTCCATCGTCAGGGAAATGAAGGTGGAGAAACCAGAGAGAAAAGAAGAAAGATTCGTGAAGCCTTCACCTGTCTGGAGGAGGCTTCCTGAGAAGTTCCATTTAGAAGTTGTCAAAGAAGATGAGGGATACTGGGTGGTTGAAGGAGAGAACCTTAGAGTCTGGATAGAGAGATTCGACCTGAATCAGAGGGATGCGAGATTGATGCTTTTACAGGTTCTGGAGAAAAACGGTCTAAACAATAAGTTGAAGGAAGCCGGGGTGAAGGAAGGGGATGTTGTCAGGATCGGAGACTTCGAGTTTGAATACAGGGAATAG
- a CDS encoding ferritin-like domain-containing protein, translated as MFSAKELLNIAVRVEKEGEEFYRKIAERFTQPDIKEFFSYMSRQEAEHARTFEKIGEEVGAEEETYLDMEDAEEYLKSFVEGRFFPSPEVMEKYLKEKSVEEAVDFSISVEKETIIFYYEILELLKNEKARSLVKGIIEQEKQHVVKLLRIKGMIA; from the coding sequence ATGTTTTCTGCAAAGGAATTGCTGAACATAGCAGTAAGAGTAGAGAAAGAGGGAGAAGAGTTTTACAGAAAAATTGCCGAGCGTTTCACTCAGCCGGACATAAAGGAATTTTTCTCTTACATGTCCAGGCAGGAAGCCGAACATGCCAGAACCTTTGAAAAGATCGGAGAAGAAGTGGGAGCCGAAGAGGAGACTTACCTCGACATGGAAGATGCCGAAGAGTATCTCAAAAGCTTTGTGGAGGGAAGATTCTTTCCATCTCCTGAAGTTATGGAAAAATATCTGAAAGAGAAGTCTGTCGAGGAAGCAGTAGATTTTTCCATATCGGTTGAAAAGGAAACCATCATCTTTTATTACGAAATTTTAGAGCTCTTGAAGAATGAAAAAGCAAGATCCCTTGTTAAAGGTATTATAGAGCAGGAGAAACAGCACGTGGTAAAACTTCTCAGGATAAAGGGGATGATCGCCTGA
- a CDS encoding ABC transporter permease, with translation MNNRVWSFLVPFFSVIIALLIAAVVIILIGQNPVIAYKAMIEGAFGNIQALADTVIKTTPLILTGLAVGFGFRAGLFNIGAEGQMIMGGILATVVGMHMRGIPPLLAIPLTMIAGMLGGAVWASIAGYLKAKTGAHEVVSTIMLNWIATYISSYLITGPLAVGSGTPKSPEIAPSAKLPPIVTVGALEMTSGILISILSAVVIYIVLEKTKTGYEVKAVGFNPYAAEYGGINISKNIVMCMAISGALAGLAGALEVMGLHHRFLGTLSGGKGFDGISIALIGQNHPIGIIFASFLIAALRTGSSNMQFVGVPKHIVTIIQGIVIFLVAADRIVKTLLRFRKVKR, from the coding sequence ATGAACAACAGGGTGTGGTCATTTCTTGTCCCGTTCTTTTCGGTCATCATAGCACTTCTTATAGCAGCCGTGGTGATCATTCTGATCGGGCAGAACCCCGTGATAGCGTACAAAGCCATGATCGAAGGGGCTTTCGGAAATATCCAGGCTCTGGCCGATACGGTGATAAAAACCACGCCGCTCATCCTAACAGGACTCGCCGTTGGATTTGGTTTCAGAGCAGGGCTATTCAACATAGGAGCGGAAGGACAGATGATCATGGGAGGGATTCTGGCAACTGTCGTTGGAATGCACATGAGAGGAATACCGCCATTACTCGCTATCCCTCTTACGATGATTGCCGGCATGCTGGGAGGTGCCGTCTGGGCCTCTATAGCCGGTTATCTGAAGGCAAAAACGGGAGCACACGAAGTTGTGTCAACCATAATGCTGAACTGGATTGCAACCTACATATCCTCCTACCTCATCACGGGACCACTGGCAGTGGGATCGGGTACCCCAAAAAGCCCAGAAATTGCTCCTTCTGCCAAACTTCCTCCTATTGTTACAGTTGGCGCCTTAGAAATGACCTCCGGTATTCTGATTTCAATCCTTTCAGCGGTGGTTATATACATCGTTCTGGAGAAGACGAAAACTGGCTATGAGGTGAAAGCAGTTGGATTCAATCCGTACGCGGCAGAATATGGAGGAATAAACATCTCAAAGAACATCGTCATGTGTATGGCAATAAGCGGAGCGCTGGCGGGTCTTGCTGGAGCCCTGGAAGTGATGGGGTTACATCACAGGTTCCTAGGAACACTCTCCGGCGGAAAGGGCTTCGATGGAATCTCGATCGCGCTGATCGGACAAAACCATCCCATAGGCATCATCTTCGCCTCATTTCTCATAGCTGCTCTGCGAACTGGATCGAGCAACATGCAGTTCGTTGGGGTACCAAAACACATCGTCACAATCATACAGGGTATCGTCATATTCCTCGTCGCAGCCGACAGGATTGTTAAAACCCTTCTCAGGTTCAGGAAGGTGAAAAGATGA
- the nadD gene encoding nicotinate (nicotinamide) nucleotide adenylyltransferase — protein sequence MLSGSETSSLNTGNRIGIFGGSFDPIHTGHVLVSVYTLEILDLDRLIVVPVFNPPHKKTVAPFEKRFEWLKKVFEGMEKVEVSDYEKGRGGVSYSIFTIEYFSEIYKTKPFFIVGEDALSYFEKWYRYRDILEKSTLVVYPRYCGKPYHEHARRVLGDLSEIVFLDMPIVQISSTEIRERARIGKTLKGFVPEEIREEVEVFYGA from the coding sequence ATGTTGTCAGGATCGGAGACTTCGAGTTTGAATACAGGGAATAGAATAGGTATATTTGGAGGTTCGTTCGATCCCATTCATACCGGTCATGTACTTGTGAGTGTCTATACGCTTGAAATTCTCGATCTGGATCGGTTGATCGTTGTACCCGTTTTCAATCCGCCGCACAAGAAAACGGTCGCCCCCTTTGAAAAGAGATTCGAGTGGTTGAAAAAAGTTTTCGAAGGAATGGAAAAGGTGGAAGTGAGTGATTATGAGAAAGGGAGAGGAGGCGTTTCTTACTCTATCTTCACAATAGAGTATTTTTCAGAGATCTACAAGACAAAACCGTTCTTTATCGTTGGCGAAGATGCGCTTTCTTACTTTGAGAAATGGTACAGATACCGCGATATCCTGGAAAAATCCACCCTGGTTGTTTATCCGAGGTACTGCGGGAAACCTTATCATGAGCACGCCAGGAGAGTATTAGGAGATCTGAGCGAGATTGTGTTTCTGGATATGCCTATCGTTCAAATTTCTTCTACGGAGATTCGTGAAAGGGCCAGAATTGGGAAGACTTTGAAAGGGTTCGTACCAGAGGAGATCAGGGAGGAAGTGGAGGTTTTCTATGGAGCTTAA